GCTCCTTCCATCATTCCTCGGCATATGTCCAGGCGATGGAGAACGTATACAACATAAAGGTCAGCGACCGGGCCAATCTGGTCCGCACCATCATGATGGAATGCCAAAGGCTGACCTCTCACCTGCTGGCCCTAGGCCACACGGCAGAAGCGTTGGGCTATGAGAACCTGTTCATGCAGTTCTTCCGGGAAAGGGAGGACATCATGATGCTGGTGAACCGGGTCTCGGGGAACCGGGTCCACTACAGCATGAATGCGATAGGTGGATTGAGGAAGGACGTGACCTATGAGCAGCTCAGGGACATCGAGAAGACCATGGACATCATGGAGCCTAAGTTCCTGGAGCTGCAGAAGGTGATCCGCAGGGACAGCACTTTCCGTAAAAGGACCAGGGGGGTTGGCGTCCTCAAGAAATCAGATGCGGAGGACTACTGCGTGGTGGGGCCGGTGGGGCGCGGAAGCGGCATGCCCCATGACATCCGTCTGACCGGATTCGCCGGGTACGGAGTGGACGGAATGAAGTTTCAGCCGGTCTTTTATGAGGAGGGCGATGTGTATGCGCGCAACATGGTCCGCATGGACGAGGTCATCCAGTCCGTCGACCTGATCCGTCAGGCCTTGAACCTGATCAGGGACGAACCGTTCCTTACGCCGGTCAAAGGGAACCCGACCGGGGAAGGGGTGGGCAGAGT
The sequence above is a segment of the Methanomassiliicoccales archaeon genome. Coding sequences within it:
- a CDS encoding nickel-dependent hydrogenase large subunit, producing the protein MSRTSVIPFGPQHSSFLEPMNLKLVLEEEKVVGATINIGYNHRGMEHAMAQDYKRTVFLCERVCGICSFHHSSAYVQAMENVYNIKVSDRANLVRTIMMECQRLTSHLLALGHTAEALGYENLFMQFFREREDIMMLVNRVSGNRVHYSMNAIGGLRKDVTYEQLRDIEKTMDIMEPKFLELQKVIRRDSTFRKRTRGVGVLKKSDAEDYCVVGPVGRGSGMPHDIRLTGFAGYGVDGMKFQPVFYEEGDVYARNMVRMDEVIQSVDLIRQALNLIRDEPFLTPVKGNPTGEGVGRVEAPRGELFYFVKAKGEVRLDRIKLRTPAFMNIPAIAAMIGGAQLADVAPIAVSVDPCICCCDR